The sequence below is a genomic window from Colletotrichum destructivum chromosome 4, complete sequence.
GAAGGGACGGCGTATTGGCGGAGGACGACATGGCTCTCCGCGCGCTGTTGCCGCAGATTCGGCCCAGGCGTGGTAGGAAACGCCCAGATGAAGACGATTTCGCCAAGTCTCCCTCACAACGAGCGAGGTTGGACTCGCCGCCCACCGGGAACGGGTATGGCCCGAGACAGGGAGAGGCTCTTGGACCGTGGTCCGCCCACCCCGATGGCCGGGCTTCGTTCGGCTGCTCCGACCCTTCGAGACTGAGTACCAGTTCGGGACCGGCATCAGGATGGCCGCCGGCTCATGACACGGCGCAGACGCCTCTCACGGCATACCCGCAAGGCCCAATGTCGGCGCTGACACCGTCAACACGCAATGATGGCTTCTGGGGCGATGCCGAACCCAGGTCGGCAATCACGCAGTCACGACCCAAGGCCTCTCACCGGCGACACGGTGCTAAGGCTGTGTCTTCTGCCTGGAGGAGCGGTGGCCCGGGAGGCAGCGGCAAAACACGCGGCAGGCCCCCGATGAATAAGACCAATGTCGACGGTCCATTTGTGGCGTTTCCGGTCGACGAACCGGCTTCGAAGAGAAAAGGCTCCGATACCACGAGCATCATGGGGCCAATCACACCCCCGACATCATTATCCAACAGCGTGCCGCCGGCTGTGCGCCCCGACATCGCCCACCCGCCCCAGACGCAGCGACCGGCTAAGCCCAACATCTCACTCCAAGTCCCAGAACGATTAGGCGGCTCTGTCCGTCTCGCGACACCACCTCCGCCGGTCGTCCTGGTTAACGGGGACCCCGCGGGCCGATCACCTGGTCCAACGAGTCTGACCACGTCCGCACCGCCGGTGGAATTACCAACCAACAATCATAGCAACGCGCCACCGACCGCGATACCATTTGCAGACGTGCACGCGCAGACTGCCCAAGATCCACTGTCCACTGCGCAACGCCGCGGCGTCCCCATCTTGTCGAACGATATCCCCATAGGCATGTTCGAAAACATGGAGGACCGCACCAATATCGACGCGGTGCTGGGCTACTTTGCGCACGAGACGGCGAACGGCGACTGGGTGGACGCGCATGACAACCCGATTGGCAAGTGCAGCATCGCGGAGGCGTACGCGCTCGTGCACACGACGGTGGAGCGCATGTGGCAGACGGCGCCGAACCACGATGCGTTTCTCGTCAACCTCGCAGCGCTGGCCGGCGGACGGGCattgatgacgacgagcaAGCTGCGGATCaagcgggaggaggagcacgGGGACCGTGCAACATACAGCTGCAGCTGGCAGTTCCGGCTGGGCACGATCCGCGGGAACTACAACATGGTGCAGACGGTCATGTACAACCGGTGGAAGCGgcccgaggagaagacggagaagccgAACATGAAAgggacggccgaggccgagtcggAGTGGGAGAGGAAGTACCGGGATCTGTTGGCGTTGTCGGAGAAGAGGGACAAGGAGATACAGGCGCTCCGGGCCGGGATCACGGCAAAGCTGAACCAGACGTTTGATAACTTTAAGGATATCGAGAAATGAGGGAAAGTTACTGTCAGACAGGCCATAAGAGTCTGGAGGGTTtgaaggaagaagaggtgaTATCGAACATGGAACACAGCACATCGGTACACGGACGGCGAACGGTTGGTCGTTTGAAGCCCAGAACAACCATTTTCGAAGGGCAAGCATACAATTTGCACGAGAGTTCATTACTCGAAGGCAATAAGTCGGTGCCGGATCAGGGGTAGAGAGGTAGGGGTTCATTTATGGAATCAAAATAGCCAAGGGCAAATTGAAGTGGGTGTCAAATACCAGTAAAGAGGACATCTTTTGAGTCTCAGGCGTCTCCGTTGAATATGGTTCCATGAGCCTCGAAAAGCCAGCAGGGTTTGAAAACGGACTTCGGGACGTTCTGAAGAGGGTGGAAGGGCTTCGGTGTTGCTGAAGGAGGAAGCGGGATAGGGGCTTACTAAGTCCCCGTCGACCCCGTCCAGCCAATGGGATGCAAATCGCTCAACTCCAAGTCTCCAACACACCTTCACTCTCAAGCCCACGTCGTTCATTCGATCTCGAGCCTCTGCAACAGACCCTCTCGACTCGAGTCTCTTCCCCCAAAAAACACAGCTGTCAAAAATGCTCATCAAGGAGTCTCACGTCGACGTGCCGACCAAGGCCGACGGGAAGGAGGGTTCCATGAGTTCGTCCCAACCGCGCGAGCGTCGAGTCACGGCACACCCGCCCGGCTAACACCCACGTCCCCAGGaatcttcctcttccacccgTCCATCCCCGGCTACCCCAACGCGTAAGAGCTGACCCGCGCGCCCCCAGTTCAATGTGAAATGTGCTTAACGGACACTTCCAATTGACGCATCGCGCAGGAAATTCCCCGGAGTCTGCGTCTTCTCCGAGATCTACCAAGGTCAGTCAGTTCGTCAGATCATTTTCTCCATGGCGGGgttgctgaagaagctcccccccccttccctccccgcACTGGGCCCTTCGACCCCTCCATTCCCCGCACTCACCGAGGGCTTCACCGAGTTCACCGGGACATGTCCGAGGACATCCCTCTTCCCTCAAACTGCATGAACAGAGACAAGCCTTTGTGGCGAAGtcgcttttttttcttctcaaaAAGCTCGGATTGGA
It includes:
- a CDS encoding Putative ARS binding protein, with the protein product MISPQSTMQHQSQPPPHTADLHGHSPSPSIIRQQHTTAAAPTTLTTTAAAATTTATTTTTTPLSSTATPSTVPVARPTLPDTDVTAETIEDAYISFILYCNPAVPPETDAAALREAFRVPPKSGGKTFSTFTLFLLIKQLETKEIKTWAELALKLGVEPPDQDKGQSSQKIQQYAVRLKRWMHSMHVDAFFEYLMDRPHAYWTKIPNDPTPVCEAGRDGVLAEDDMALRALLPQIRPRRGRKRPDEDDFAKSPSQRARLDSPPTGNGYGPRQGEALGPWSAHPDGRASFGCSDPSRLSTSSGPASGWPPAHDTAQTPLTAYPQGPMSALTPSTRNDGFWGDAEPRSAITQSRPKASHRRHGAKAVSSAWRSGGPGGSGKTRGRPPMNKTNVDGPFVAFPVDEPASKRKGSDTTSIMGPITPPTSLSNSVPPAVRPDIAHPPQTQRPAKPNISLQVPERLGGSVRLATPPPPVVLVNGDPAGRSPGPTSLTTSAPPVELPTNNHSNAPPTAIPFADVHAQTAQDPLSTAQRRGVPILSNDIPIGMFENMEDRTNIDAVLGYFAHETANGDWVDAHDNPIGKCSIAEAYALVHTTVERMWQTAPNHDAFLVNLAALAGGRALMTTSKLRIKREEEHGDRATYSCSWQFRLGTIRGNYNMVQTVMYNRWKRPEEKTEKPNMKGTAEAESEWERKYRDLLALSEKRDKEIQALRAGITAKLNQTFDNFKDIEK